CCCGACCTGCTGCACCAGGCCGTCGTCGCCTCGTCACGGACCGGTCGCGCCGACGAGGCCGAGTCGCTCGCCGGCCGCCTGACGGAGGTCGCGCCCGACGATCCCCGCGGCTGGCTGGATCTGGGTGTGGTCCTGGCCCGC
The bacterium DNA segment above includes these coding regions:
- a CDS encoding tetratricopeptide repeat protein, whose protein sequence is PDLLHQAVVASSRTGRADEAESLAGRLTEVAPDDPRGWLDLGVVLARAHRYPEARAVFDAGRRRLPGHAGLREQLARVDSLLARP